The following proteins come from a genomic window of Mustelus asterias chromosome 1, sMusAst1.hap1.1, whole genome shotgun sequence:
- the LOC144494256 gene encoding uncharacterized protein LOC144494256, with protein sequence MKTVIVITCLVAVVFTSPIRKVRNLGSDSYENHYRYYQQFYPPVYNRYSPYQPGFPMQPYSPHYPYIPMTPRFSGYFPTYNYPNFRQFPVFNGFARNSNSQLPKVKKDNNVIEESPQEYSVIRNTRPLSMSSEASYEDSGSMENTNFRIPFLDVPYDVPDYGVPGDTDYGVPGDRDYGVPRNPDYGVPRNPDYGVPRNPDYGVSGNPDYGVSGNPDYGVPRNPDYGVPRNPDYGVPRNPDYGVPRNPDYGVPGNSDYGVAAVPDNKRPFTPEIDANAVDAGFNQQNTKEVATEVLDPEEPASVLPYTDSVQGMDSLGLNGEDYSMIRDVDEGLSQQDTIYEPVGLDEKYDQTLNNEEFSNQQMPTENLDEDDLTLEVEDISKNSVDEHSIVLSNDEDTGEIESNLSEEDNDKESNEDENDEMDSEADNVQIELEDNHPYFVF encoded by the exons ATCCGTAAAGTCAGAAATTTGGGCAGCGACAGTTATGAG AATCATTATCGTTATTATCAACAGTTCTATCCACCTGTATACAACCGCTACTCACCTTATCAACCCGGATTCCCTATGCAACCTTATAGCCCACATTATCCCTACATACCTATGACTCCTAGATTTTCTGGCTACTTCCCTACTTATAACTACCCAAACTTCAGACAGTTTCCTGTATTTAATGGCTTTGCAAGGAATTCTAATTCCCAACTACCAAAGGTAAAGAAAGATAATAATGTGATAGAAGAAAGTCCTCAGGAGTATTCAGTAATCCGCAACACTAGACCTCTCAGTATGAGTTCCGAGGCTTCGTATGAAGATTCGGGCAGTATGGAAAATACTAATTTCAGGATACCCTTCCTGGATGTACCGTATGATGTGCCAGATTATGGTGTGCCAGGAGACACAGATTATGGTGTACCTGGAGACCGAGATTATGGGGTACCCAGAAACCCAGATTATGGGGTACCCAGAAACCCAGATTATGGGGTCCCCAGAAACCCAGATTATGGAGTCTCCGGAAACCCAGATTATGGAGTCTCCGGAAACCCAGATTATGGGGTCCCCAGAAACCCAGATTATGGGGTCCCCAGAAACCCAGATTATGGGGTCCCCAGAAACCCAGATTATGGGGTCCCCAGAAACCCAGATTATGGGGTCCCTGGAAACTCAGATTATGGAGTAGCTGCAGTGCCAGATAATAAGAGACCTTTCACACCAGAGATAGATGCcaatgcagtggatgctgggttcAATCAACAAAATACCAAGGAAGTGGCAACGGAAGTACTTGATCCAGAGGAACCTGCTAGCGTGCTCCCATACACTGACTCTGTGCAAGGAATGGATTCATTGGGATTAAACGGTGAAGATTATTCTATGATCAGAGACGTTGATGAGGGTCTTAGCCAACAAGACACAATCTATGAGCCGGTCGGATTGGATGAGAAATATGATCAAACTCTGAATAATGAGGAATTTTCCAATCAGCAAATGCCAACTGAAAACTTGGATGAAGATGATTTAACTCTGGAGGTTGAG GATATTAGTAAAAACTCAGTGGACGAACACTCAATAGTCCTTTCCAATGATGAAGATACTGGTGAAATTGAATCCAATCTCAGTGAGGAAGATAATGATAAGGAATCAaatgaagatgagaatgatgagaTGGATTCTGAGGCTGACAATGTACAAATCGAACTCG AGGACAATCACCCCTACTTTGTATTCTAA